The following coding sequences are from one Leptolyngbya sp. CCY15150 window:
- a CDS encoding CU044_2847 family protein, which yields MKKLQPVQIDDNTIIYVEAADDIDTSDLNLAPEEPEEPEEAVRGGQKSPLWDPRRPTPPSHPTPIQTLSTTIRSYTSYTLNAIKDSFYDVATANVSKVTMEFGVNVDVKAGIPYIANGTAACNVKVTVECTFTPPATTSN from the coding sequence ATGAAAAAACTGCAACCCGTACAGATTGACGACAATACCATCATTTATGTCGAAGCCGCAGACGACATCGACACCTCCGATCTCAACCTCGCCCCTGAAGAACCTGAAGAACCCGAAGAAGCAGTGCGAGGCGGACAAAAATCACCCCTATGGGATCCTCGTCGCCCCACTCCACCCAGTCACCCCACCCCCATCCAAACCCTCAGCACCACCATCCGCAGCTACACCAGCTACACCCTCAACGCCATCAAAGACTCCTTCTACGACGTCGCGACCGCCAACGTCTCAAAAGTCACCATGGAATTTGGCGTCAACGTAGACGTCAAAGCCGGCATTCCCTACATCGCCAACGGCACCGCCGCCTGCAACGTCAAAGTCACCGTAGAATGCACCTTCACCCCACCAGCCACTACCAGCAACTAG
- a CDS encoding caspase family protein: MVRDALVVGINTYKHIKSLQAPAHDAEAIAHLLSEYGEFQVKRLPETVEQKQLRVGKKTSVSQDDLEEALIRLFNPEGSSIPDTALFYFSGHGMRVSKGGVSEGFLVTNDGDKRCWGVSFKWLQELLAKSPVQQKVVILDCCHSGEFITSLNLLSSSSWQGRDRFFIAASREFESSWEDLESPLSTVTKILVDGLDPCRHQKPIFRSTDLDQYLYDHLAGVTQRPIVERVGEPIILVRTSSTMVSESGTENFLAGELPPVSSKQPIPGSASNLVPVQSECDTTQALEPPNLCHLVVTLFWEQQSSRKVRVHPKLYYRERSTNQVVQKPLMEDNPSVGLDYFPQFLDELVKFTARDLSGEFPDPLQPWLLSIKLFVPIDLLGDPLHTWCGRAADIFTHYSIVVGCSDRFNADHSGAAELHNQLKLGWQRFQANIPDGDAACLTHLNWLDSDQAHMSRLEDHSGFRCFGDWLGPGEQYLEGWEKLVRSGIPIALWMCEGEGGAERSDRDETFNCLIAHSRFQFLDELPRTRDRQRITSQMCVGVFYEDPTYVPDIPRKKTQFFAWPSA, from the coding sequence ATGGTTCGAGATGCCCTTGTGGTCGGCATTAATACGTATAAGCATATTAAGTCGCTTCAGGCTCCAGCCCATGACGCGGAGGCGATCGCTCATCTCTTGTCAGAGTACGGTGAGTTTCAAGTGAAGCGCTTGCCGGAAACTGTAGAACAGAAGCAGCTTCGGGTGGGAAAAAAGACCTCCGTATCGCAAGATGATCTTGAAGAGGCTCTAATTCGCTTGTTCAATCCTGAGGGGTCTAGCATTCCAGATACCGCACTATTCTACTTCTCAGGGCATGGAATGCGGGTGAGCAAGGGCGGTGTTTCAGAAGGGTTTTTAGTGACGAATGATGGGGATAAACGCTGCTGGGGTGTCAGTTTTAAATGGTTACAAGAACTGCTGGCTAAAAGTCCTGTTCAGCAGAAAGTTGTCATCCTTGATTGTTGCCATTCTGGAGAGTTCATAACGTCTCTAAATCTTCTCAGTTCGTCATCTTGGCAAGGACGCGATCGCTTCTTCATTGCGGCATCCCGTGAGTTTGAATCCTCTTGGGAAGACCTTGAATCTCCTTTAAGTACCGTAACCAAAATCTTGGTCGATGGACTGGATCCATGTCGCCATCAAAAGCCAATTTTTAGAAGCACAGATCTAGATCAATATCTGTACGATCATTTGGCTGGAGTGACCCAACGTCCCATTGTTGAACGTGTTGGAGAACCTATTATCCTTGTCCGTACGTCTTCCACGATGGTCAGTGAGTCGGGGACAGAAAATTTTTTAGCCGGGGAACTGCCCCCTGTGTCATCAAAACAACCGATTCCAGGATCAGCATCTAATCTCGTACCTGTTCAGTCAGAGTGTGACACCACACAAGCACTTGAGCCTCCAAACTTATGTCATCTTGTCGTTACGCTCTTTTGGGAACAGCAGAGTAGCCGCAAAGTACGTGTTCATCCCAAACTTTACTATCGAGAAAGAAGTACTAACCAAGTCGTACAAAAACCATTGATGGAAGATAACCCGTCTGTTGGTCTAGACTATTTTCCGCAGTTTCTAGACGAATTGGTTAAGTTCACCGCTAGAGATTTATCAGGAGAATTCCCTGATCCATTACAACCTTGGCTATTATCGATCAAGTTGTTTGTTCCGATTGATTTATTAGGTGATCCGCTACATACCTGGTGTGGTAGAGCAGCAGATATCTTTACCCATTATTCTATTGTTGTGGGTTGCTCTGATCGCTTCAATGCTGATCATTCCGGTGCGGCAGAGTTGCACAATCAACTTAAACTTGGCTGGCAACGGTTTCAAGCCAATATCCCCGATGGTGATGCTGCCTGCCTAACCCATCTCAACTGGCTGGATTCTGACCAGGCGCACATGAGTCGCTTGGAAGACCATTCAGGATTTCGCTGTTTTGGTGATTGGCTGGGCCCTGGAGAGCAGTATCTTGAGGGTTGGGAGAAGTTAGTGCGATCAGGAATTCCCATCGCGCTGTGGATGTGTGAGGGAGAGGGAGGAGCTGAGCGATCAGATCGCGATGAAACCTTTAATTGCTTAATTGCCCACTCTCGATTTCAATTTCTAGATGAACTTCCAAGAACTCGCGATCGTCAGCGGATCACCAGTCAAATGTGTGTCGGGGTATTCTACGAAGATCCAACCTATGTGCCAGATATCCCTCGGAAGAAAACCCAATTTTTTGCTTGGCCAAGTGCTTAG
- a CDS encoding MoxR family ATPase, with protein sequence MTTNPWTLFQGNGRSLPLTQMPEAPAWRSFMTDEDFGAEEASSEKRWQKVQDLAETDIRGKERGESFRLDDGDTDVLNAVNAALHLRRPLLVTGKPGSGKTSLAYAVAHELKLGVVLSWAVSARSLVRDALYQYDAIARLQDAQLKRERAMGDYIRLGPLGTAFLPSHLPRVLLIDEIDKCDINLPNDLLNLFEEGRYEIPELVRCKDEPGLDTVSVRTADADVSADVRGGRVFCREFPFVVMTSNGERDFPPAFLRRCLRLRMPDPSQRPKALERIVEAHLKRGQDEARWGDMQQEVTALVERFVAKGKEQTADVATDQLLNVVYLLTREVQPGQDQREQLQALLLKGLSEED encoded by the coding sequence ATGACCACTAACCCATGGACATTATTTCAAGGCAATGGGCGATCGCTTCCCCTAACTCAGATGCCCGAAGCGCCTGCTTGGCGGAGTTTTATGACGGATGAGGACTTTGGAGCGGAGGAAGCCTCTAGTGAAAAGCGCTGGCAGAAAGTCCAAGACTTAGCTGAGACTGACATTCGCGGCAAGGAGAGGGGGGAAAGCTTTCGGCTGGATGATGGCGATACGGATGTTCTGAACGCGGTGAATGCAGCACTGCATCTGCGGCGACCGCTGTTGGTGACAGGCAAGCCGGGGTCGGGCAAAACATCGTTGGCCTATGCCGTAGCCCATGAGCTGAAGTTAGGCGTGGTTTTGTCTTGGGCGGTGAGTGCCCGATCGCTGGTTCGAGACGCCCTATATCAGTATGATGCGATCGCTCGTTTGCAAGATGCCCAACTCAAGCGGGAGCGGGCCATGGGTGACTATATCCGCCTTGGCCCTTTGGGTACGGCATTTCTACCCTCTCACCTTCCCCGAGTGTTGCTGATCGACGAGATTGATAAGTGCGATATTAACTTGCCCAATGACCTTCTGAATCTGTTTGAAGAAGGGCGGTATGAAATTCCTGAGCTGGTGCGTTGCAAGGATGAGCCAGGTTTAGATACCGTTAGCGTTCGGACAGCAGATGCGGATGTTTCGGCTGATGTTCGAGGGGGACGCGTGTTTTGTCGTGAATTTCCGTTTGTGGTGATGACTAGCAATGGGGAGCGAGATTTTCCGCCTGCATTTTTGCGCCGCTGCCTGCGGTTACGGATGCCTGATCCTAGCCAGAGACCCAAGGCCCTAGAGCGCATTGTGGAAGCACACCTCAAACGAGGACAGGATGAAGCCCGCTGGGGCGATATGCAGCAAGAAGTCACAGCGTTGGTTGAGCGATTTGTGGCTAAGGGCAAGGAGCAAACGGCGGATGTGGCGACGGATCAGCTCTTAAACGTGGTCTATTTGTTGACTCGCGAGGTGCAGCCGGGGCAGGATCAGCGAGAACAGCTTCAAGCCCTGCTGTTGAAAGGCTTGAGTGAGGAGGATTAG